A stretch of DNA from Kwoniella mangroviensis CBS 8507 chromosome 1 map unlocalized Ctg01, whole genome shotgun sequence:
CGATTCTCCTCTGTTTCAGCAGGGAATCTCGATGCCCATCTCCATTCAGCTTCTTACTCATTCTTACCATCAATATTAAAAGAAGAACTATCATCGCTGAAAACCGCTTTAGCTCAAGCCCAGAAGATAGAAAGAACTTGTCCATGGGCTGAAAAGGCAGCCAGGACAGCcgagagggagaagatcgAATTGGACTTGGGCAGGGTGAGAACGAGGTTGGTGAAATCTCAGAacgaagagagggagaggaacGTGTTGgcgaggatgaagaaggaagagagggagaagagagaacaAGGAAAGGGAGCTTGGTtcatgaagaagagtgagtccTCACCCTTCAACGACTATCAATACATGTTTATCAGACTGGATTGTTTGCAACTCGCTGAACTGGATTATGCTGCGTTTAGGTGAGAAACGTGATTTACTTCTTAAATCCAAATTCGAGTCACTCGAGGCGCAAGGTGGTAAATCCGCTGTCAAGAAAGCCATGGAGAAGAAACGTAAGAAGATTGCTAGTAAGGAGAAAAAGAGTAGACCGTTTGCTCAAGGTAGTGCTGGcggggtggtggtggtgaaggaggtgcaAGGAAAAGACAGAGGGTATAGGGCACACGTCGGATACATTGGCATCGACAGTGGCATTAGATTTGTTGTATCACCATGTATGAAGCTAGTTCTCATGCAGTCATGCTCTCAAACTTGCAGACGGTACACAAAGTGGAACGCTAGGCCACAGGGGTTCCCATTGATCTGTCTTAGAAGACATGCAGTATACGACCCAAGAGTCGACAGGATAGCTTCGAATCATTCAGTGATGCAGTCTTATctctcattcttcttctcctctacCTGATCCTCATCTTATCGCAATATCTGCAACGAAGCGATGCAGTAATATGGTGATGCTCATCAATCATGATACATACTCATGACATACCCAACCAAAACTACGGTACTACCAACAAATCTCTTTTAGCTAAAAGAAGATTTATCgaccacctttaccacctttcatAGCTTGTTTTGATACTTTAGGTTGGTTAGCTTGGGTGGATCGGTTGGCTGCCTTGGAAGCTTCCTTGTCACGTTTCTCAGTCTTGGCCTTGGTGATGGCAGCAGCTCGGGCGGCAGCTCGGACTTCGGGTTTGGCAGTTCGTTTGGCGAGGATGGAGGCGAGATCGGCACCGACGATACCTCGCTATTGGATAAAAACAAGAGGTCAGCATATTGTCCCGTTCCCATGACGCATCGTGTTCCCCCTTTCCTCGAATCCCCAAAACATGCCATGCTAGCCTCCGAGAGAATGTTTCACAGTGACCATCGCGGTAAACCTTTTCGACTGTCCTTCTACTAATGATTCTCTGTTTTTCCATCACGACTGCTACCGTTCCACCAAATTCCAACATGACCTTCATATCCTCCGATACACCCAAGATCCCTCCGATATCACGTGCGCCCAAACATTCATCCCTCACTCAACTCCCAATTGctcatcctcccattcccatgaACGAAACATGATACCCACTTGAACCTTTACGTTCTTTCTAGATCTCTTCTTGGCAACTTCCTCAGTGATACCCTTCTTGTGCATTCTATTGAATCGATTCGCGAATGATCATGGTCATTGGTGAGCAAAGGGGTATTCGGATCGAGATGAGCAGTAGAGCAAAAATTGATGACGATTTTATCAGCTTCTGGTCTTTCCTTTCAATCACCTAGATATAAAGGTCTACCCACCGTCGGTATACTTGAGTCCAAGCGATCTTTCGGGGGTTCTTTctttggaggaagagagattcgGATTTGTGGTTAAGGAATCGGAAGGTCTGTTATAGGTACAACCAAAACACGATTCGCATATTAGCTATCTCAACATTCACAACATCCAATATAAATGCCAATCGACTCAAGACTCACCTTAGAGTCACCTCTAACGTAGACCTTTCCCCTTGAGGGGTAAACCTT
This window harbors:
- a CDS encoding 60S ribosomal protein eL24; the protein is MRVDRCDFSGYKVYPSRGKVYVRGDSKTFRFLNHKSESLFLQRKNPRKIAWTQVYRRMHKKGITEEVAKKRSRKNVKVQRGIVGADLASILAKRTAKPEVRAAARAAAITKAKTEKRDKEASKAANRSTQANQPKVSKQAMKGGKGGR